From the Clostridiales bacterium genome, one window contains:
- a CDS encoding FAD-dependent oxidoreductase translates to MRIVIIGAVAAGTSAAAKARRNNEGAEIVVYDKDNFISYSGCGMPYYIGGEVENADELTPRDPVFFKSKYNVDILTRHEVLSIDPDKKILNVKNLSTGEVFSDRYDKLVIATGARPIVPPIRGADRRHVFTLRNINDMNRIKTFVNENQPKHAAIIGTGFVGLEVCENLKKLGLEVTLLEKLPQVTPGLDSDMAVYVRDHIEKNGVSVLTGVSVTEIKEDSVVLSDSKGIHADMVLISTGVRPNTELAAAAGIELGVLNAIRVNTKMQTSQPDIYACGDCIEQFHVVTGKPVYRPLGSTANKTGRIAGDNVTGGSLEFKGILGTGIFKIFDMTVAQTGLSEREALALGYEVAVCHNIKPNKPEYMGGKEMVIKGIADEVSGRLLGAQIVGYEGVDKRIDVFVTAITFKAKVEDLFHLDLAYAPPFSTAKDPVMYTGMILDNEIHRGRPLMTAQGLDSLMQSGKKYELIDARVPAQYKKKHIVSAENIPHEKLRSVVQTLDRDAVIVTYCNKGVTGNAVQNILINDGFQKVYNLSGGHKHYCKLHPAKW, encoded by the coding sequence CAAAGGCAAGAAGGAACAACGAAGGCGCCGAAATCGTCGTTTATGACAAAGACAATTTTATCTCTTATTCCGGGTGCGGAATGCCCTACTACATCGGCGGAGAGGTCGAAAATGCAGATGAACTGACCCCGCGTGATCCGGTATTTTTTAAAAGTAAATACAACGTGGATATTCTTACCCGGCATGAAGTGCTTTCTATTGACCCCGATAAAAAAATTTTGAATGTGAAGAACCTTTCAACAGGAGAGGTGTTTTCCGATCGTTATGATAAACTTGTAATCGCAACCGGTGCACGGCCGATTGTTCCGCCTATCAGGGGCGCAGACAGACGGCATGTTTTTACCCTGCGCAATATTAACGACATGAATCGTATCAAAACTTTTGTCAATGAAAATCAGCCGAAACACGCAGCGATTATCGGAACGGGTTTCGTTGGGCTTGAGGTATGTGAAAATCTTAAAAAGCTGGGCTTGGAAGTGACTCTGCTGGAGAAGCTGCCGCAGGTGACGCCGGGGCTAGACAGCGATATGGCAGTATACGTCAGGGATCATATCGAAAAGAATGGCGTTTCTGTATTGACTGGTGTTTCCGTAACTGAGATTAAAGAAGACAGCGTGGTTTTGTCGGACAGCAAAGGAATCCATGCGGATATGGTCCTTATATCCACTGGCGTACGTCCCAACACAGAGTTGGCTGCTGCAGCGGGGATTGAGCTTGGAGTTTTAAATGCGATCCGCGTGAATACAAAAATGCAAACCAGCCAACCGGATATTTACGCCTGTGGAGACTGCATCGAGCAGTTTCATGTGGTGACGGGAAAGCCGGTTTATCGGCCATTGGGTTCTACAGCCAATAAGACCGGCAGAATCGCTGGTGATAATGTGACGGGCGGCAGTCTGGAATTTAAGGGTATCCTCGGTACCGGGATCTTTAAAATATTTGATATGACAGTAGCGCAGACCGGCCTTTCCGAACGAGAAGCGCTCGCTTTAGGTTATGAAGTTGCGGTATGCCACAACATCAAGCCCAACAAGCCGGAATACATGGGCGGCAAAGAGATGGTAATCAAAGGGATAGCCGACGAGGTGAGTGGCAGACTTCTGGGCGCGCAGATTGTCGGATATGAAGGCGTGGACAAGAGGATTGATGTATTTGTGACGGCAATCACCTTTAAAGCAAAGGTTGAGGATCTTTTCCATCTTGATTTGGCTTATGCCCCACCGTTTTCAACGGCAAAAGACCCGGTTATGTATACTGGTATGATATTGGATAACGAGATTCACAGAGGCAGGCCGCTGATGACGGCGCAAGGGTTGGATTCCCTGATGCAATCGGGAAAAAAGTACGAGCTGATTGATGCGAGGGTTCCCGCACAATATAAAAAGAAACATATAGTATCAGCTGAGAATATTCCTCACGAAAAATTACGGTCCGTCGTTCAAACTTTGGATAGGGATGCCGTTATAGTCACTTACTGCAACAAAGGTGTTACCGGAAATGCAGTACAGAATATACTGATCAATGACGGATTTCAAAAAGTGTATAATCTCTCCGGAGGTCATAAGCATTACTGCAAATTACATCCGGCGAAATGGTGA
- the arsB gene encoding ACR3 family arsenite efflux transporter gives MSNEKTQGIGFFEKYLTIWVLLCMAAGILISKFLPGIPAFLEKLQYAQQNIPIAILIWIMIYPMMLKINFQSIKNVGKHPLGIIISSGSSWLIKPFLMLGLATLFLKIVFNALIPASLAQNFVTGAVLLGTAPCTAMVFVWSNLAKGDPAHTLVQVSINDLLILVLFVPLVSLLLGVNNVQIPWDTLIFSVVLFVAVPLVGGAVTRVLTIKKMGEKNFNDKFVSKFDNVTTFGLLLTLIIIFSFQGDILLEKPLYVLMIAVPLILQNIISSTFTYLLCRWTKQPHDIAAPASLIAASDFFELSVAVAISLFGPNSPVVLACTVGVLTEVPVMLMLVKIITKTKNWYLKPAINN, from the coding sequence TTGAGTAATGAAAAAACGCAAGGCATTGGTTTTTTTGAAAAGTATTTGACGATTTGGGTACTTCTTTGTATGGCAGCGGGCATCCTTATCAGCAAATTTCTACCTGGGATTCCTGCGTTTCTTGAAAAGCTTCAGTATGCGCAGCAGAATATTCCTATCGCAATTCTTATCTGGATCATGATTTACCCCATGATGCTGAAGATTAATTTTCAATCCATCAAGAACGTTGGGAAGCACCCTCTCGGCATTATTATATCGAGTGGAAGCAGTTGGCTGATTAAGCCATTTCTTATGCTGGGGCTGGCGACCTTATTTCTTAAAATAGTTTTTAATGCCCTTATTCCAGCCAGTTTGGCACAAAATTTCGTAACAGGTGCGGTGTTGTTGGGTACGGCTCCATGTACCGCAATGGTGTTTGTCTGGAGCAATCTCGCCAAAGGTGATCCTGCGCATACCCTTGTTCAGGTTTCCATAAACGACTTGCTTATCCTTGTCCTGTTTGTGCCCTTGGTTTCCTTACTGCTTGGCGTCAACAATGTTCAGATTCCATGGGATACGCTTATATTCTCGGTTGTGCTTTTCGTAGCGGTACCATTGGTTGGAGGTGCTGTTACGCGAGTTTTAACGATTAAAAAAATGGGAGAAAAGAATTTTAACGATAAATTCGTCTCCAAGTTCGATAATGTAACAACTTTTGGGTTGCTTCTGACTTTGATCATCATTTTCTCATTTCAGGGGGACATCCTTTTGGAAAAACCGCTTTATGTTCTGATGATTGCTGTGCCGCTTATACTCCAGAATATTATATCTTCCACGTTTACCTATTTGCTGTGTAGATGGACGAAACAACCTCATGATATAGCTGCTCCTGCTTCCCTGATCGCTGCTTCTGACTTCTTTGAGCTTTCGGTAGCAGTTGCAATCTCACTTTTCGGTCCGAACTCTCCGGTCGTATTGGCTTGTACTGTTGGAGTGCTCACAGAAGTTCCGGTTATGTTAATGCTTGTTAAAATCATTACCAAGACAAAGAATTGGTATTTAAAGCCAGCAATTAATAATTAA
- the arsD gene encoding arsenite efflux transporter metallochaperone ArsD — translation MKKMQIFEPAMCCSTGLCGVGVNPELLRISTVLNTLKKNGIDVERFNLSNATKQFVSNKAVNHFISTKGIDGLPVTVIDGEIVIEGRYPTNKEFEKLLGIPDNILKDKTGDVKVTARGSNECGCSGGKCC, via the coding sequence ATGAAAAAAATGCAAATTTTTGAACCGGCCATGTGTTGTTCAACGGGCCTCTGTGGAGTTGGAGTTAATCCCGAACTTCTCAGGATTTCGACGGTACTGAATACACTCAAGAAAAATGGCATCGATGTTGAAAGATTTAATCTGTCAAATGCCACAAAGCAGTTTGTAAGCAACAAAGCAGTCAATCACTTCATCAGTACAAAAGGCATCGATGGGTTGCCTGTTACTGTTATAGATGGAGAAATTGTTATTGAAGGCAGATACCCTACTAATAAGGAATTTGAAAAATTGCTTGGTATTCCCGATAATATTTTAAAAGATAAAACAGGGGATGTTAAAGTTACTGCGAGAGGGTCAAACGAATGTGGGTGTTCAGGCGGAAAGTGTTGCTGA